A stretch of DNA from Gimesia chilikensis:
ATTGTCTGGGTCAGTTGAAGCAGGAGCAGATCTGGTGGCGTCCGGAGCCGGGCCTCAACAGCATCGGAAACCTGATTCTACATCTGTCCGGAAATCTCAATCAATGGGCGGTGGCCGGCATTACTGGAGCCCATGATGAGCGTCAGCGGGAAGCCGAGTTTCAGGCCGAACAGAGCCACAATCGCGACGAACTGTTGTCTCTACTGGAACAGAGCGTCGAACGTGCGAACGCGGTCTTCCAGACGCTGTCTGCTGCTGACTTACTGGAGTCGCGGACGATCCAGGGCTTTTCCATCTCCGTGCTGGGGGCCATTGCCCATACGGTGCCTCATTTTGTCGGGCATACGCACCAGATCATTTATCTCACCCGGCTGCAGCTGGGGGAAACATACCAGTTCGACTGGTCCCCGGATGCAGAGCGAAACGGCGTGCCGATTTGAACCATGCGAAAACTGATTCAGAACGTGCCCGGTTTATTTTTTGGTAACCGTTAACACGCTACAATACCTGCTGACTGTCAGTATGTTGTTATCTGATCCGGGGTAAGGTTGTCATGTCTCGTAAGGCGAAACGAGCGCGAAAAAACACATCGAAACGGGAAACTGCTCAGGCTGAGAAGCGGGCTGCTGTCTCGAGTGTTCCTGCCAGCAGTCAGGAATTAGCGGAACCGTCGCCGGGGATTTCACGCCACACCTGGCTGTTTCTCTCCCTGCTGCTGATCTGGTCGTTTCTGGTTTCCTGCTTTCCGATGCGGAATATGGATATCTGGTGGCACCTGAGAACCGGAGAGCTCATTCTGGAGCGGGGGACCGTTCCTTATTTCGACTGGTTTACGTTCGTGGACTCTGATCGGCCCTGGATCGACATGCACTGGGGCTTCCAGTTGCTGGTGACCTGGCTGTATCACTGGGGCGGCGTCAATTTACTGATCCTCAGCAAAGCCTTCTGCCTGGCGTTGACGGTCGGGCTGGGCTGGTTTGCCGGTGGTCGGTTTTTGCCCCCCTGGGGGAAAGCCTTGCTGTGGATTCTGCCGGTGATCTGTCTTTCCGGTCGTTCGGTCGTGCGTCCGGAAATGCTTTCGCTGGTCTATCTGGCAGCCTGGATGCTGGTTTTGAACCGGGCTGCGGCGCGTCCCCAACTGTTGTGGCTGATTCCGTTACTGGCGTTGCTCTGGGTCAACAGTCATGCGCTGTTTGTGCTGGGGCTGGTCGTCAGCGTATTGTGGGTGATCGATCATCTGGTGCGCGGCTGGGCGCGGGGTCGCTTTGGGCTGGAACCGGCTGCGACGGAGCTGACTGGTGTGATGTTGATTCGCATCGCCGTGCTAACGGGAATTGCCTGCTTTTTGAATCCCTATTTCGAGCAGGGAGTGCTGTTCCCCCTGACGCTGTATGAAAAGTTTTCGGTGGACCAGGCCTTCTATTCCGTACGCATCGGTGAATTCCAACCGCCCCTGGATTTTATCAGACAGCATGGACTGAAGAATTTATTTCTGGCATCACAGGTGTTACTGGGAGTGTTGACGCTGGCCAGTTTTATTCCGCTGCTGATCAACAGACGGATCAACGTGTTTCGGTTATTGGTATTTGCTGCGTTCACACACCTGGCTTTCAAGGCCTCGCGGAATACCAGCATCTTTGCGCTGATCTCGGGGATTGTACTCTGTGACAATCTTTCGGACTGGTCCCGTTTCGGGATTGCTCTGTTCGGGAAGTCGGCGTCTGACGCTGCTGAGGGAACGCGTCAGTTATCTCGCGGATCGCTGGTTTCTGCGGGGATATTTCTGTTCCTGTTTATCAGCCTGTTTACCGGGTACTGGCATGCGTGGGGTGGTGAAGGGAAACGACTGGCGCTGGGAGAGGCGGAAGCCTGGTATGCGCATGGCGCCTCGAAGTTTGCAGGACAACCGGGGATGCCGGACCGTGCCTACATTTCCAACATGGGACAGGCGGCGGTTTACATTTATCATAACGGGCCCGAGAAGCGGGTATTCTTTGACGGACGTCTGGAGGTCAACAGCCAGCAGACGTTTGAATGGTACGAGCAGATCAAACAGCAGATGATGCAGGGGAGTACCGACTGGGCCTATTTGCTGCAGGATGAGAAGGGCCAGCTACCCGCGGTGATTCTCGACAGTCGCTATTCCCGGAATGAAATTATGGGAATGGCTGCGAATCCGGGCTGGATGCTTGTGTTTGCCGACCAGGCGGCTGCGGTCTTCCTCGATCGACAGACTGCGGAGCGATTGAAATTACAGCCCGCGGATCCCAGTCCCCTGGCTTATCCTCCCGGCATGAAAGTCCGCGAGTAAGCACACCTGAATACCGTCTGTTTTCTGATCCAGGAAAAACTGAGGGACGTCCGGGATGATGCTTGCAAATCAATGTCACTCAGGGGACATTAGATGAAATGAACAATTCTT
This window harbors:
- a CDS encoding DUF1572 family protein; this translates as MSPSADDLAREAIREFQHLLAQSLRKIRHCLGQLKQEQIWWRPEPGLNSIGNLILHLSGNLNQWAVAGITGAHDERQREAEFQAEQSHNRDELLSLLEQSVERANAVFQTLSAADLLESRTIQGFSISVLGAIAHTVPHFVGHTHQIIYLTRLQLGETYQFDWSPDAERNGVPI